Proteins co-encoded in one Streptococcus parauberis NCFD 2020 genomic window:
- a CDS encoding GNAT family N-acetyltransferase, which yields MNWSIKAFDQLTRDELFIILKERVAVFVVEQACAYPEIDELDQKSIHIFKQDSSGQLLAYCRIIPTEKMMKLGRVLTTQTVRGKGLGQELVATALSYCQENYPQLPVYAQAQAHLQDFYGQFGFNATSEVYLEDDIPHIDMMKEKD from the coding sequence ATGAATTGGAGTATTAAGGCATTTGATCAATTGACCAGAGATGAATTATTTATTATTTTAAAAGAGCGGGTTGCAGTCTTTGTTGTGGAACAAGCCTGTGCTTATCCTGAAATTGATGAATTGGACCAAAAATCAATACACATTTTCAAACAAGACAGTTCGGGTCAATTATTAGCATACTGTCGCATTATACCAACCGAAAAAATGATGAAACTGGGCCGAGTTCTGACAACTCAAACAGTTCGTGGTAAAGGCTTAGGGCAAGAACTAGTTGCCACCGCACTTAGCTATTGCCAAGAAAATTATCCTCAATTACCAGTCTATGCACAAGCTCAAGCTCATTTGCAAGACTTTTATGGACAATTTGGTTTTAATGCTACTTCTGAGGTCTACTTAGAAGACGACATTCCCCATATTGATATGATGAAAGAAAAAGATTAA